The nucleotide window TTGTTGGATGGGATCATTATATAATGCAGTACTGAAAAAATATTTTTGGGCTGTCCGGCTTTTTTGAGACAGCATTATGTATCGCGGGATAAAATTATACCCCTAAAGCGGTGCACCACTTACTCATGGGAAGGAGCTTCCAATGTCAAAAGGGCAATCACTACAAGACCCTTATCTGAACGTACTGCGTAAAGAGCGCGTACCTGTTTCGATTTTTCTTGTAAACGGTATTAAACTTCAAGGGCAGATCGAGTCATTTGATCAGTTTGTTATTTTGCTGAAAAATACGGTCAGCCAGATGGTTTACAAGCATGCTATTTCTACTGTGGTTCCAGCCCGTCCGGTAAAACTACCGCAGGGTGATGAATCGACTGACTGAGGTATTCATTGTTCTTTGAGCGCCCTGAGTCTGGCGAATGCGCCATTCTTGTTCATATCGATATGGCAGATGAAGTGGACCGCGAAAGTCCCAAAGAGCTCGAAGAGCTCGCTTTGTCTGCTGGTGCAGATCCGGTTGCCTTTCTAACCGGCTCTCGCAGTCTCCCAAACCCCAAAACGTTTATCGGCTCTGGTAAGGTAGAAGAGCTGAAGGATCTTGTGCGCCTGCATGAAGCTGAACTGGTGATTTTTAATCACAGTTTAAGCCCCGGCCAGGAACGCAATATTGAACTTGAGATCGAATGCCGCGTACTCGACCGTACCGGACTTATCCTGGATATATTTGCCCAGCGTGCCCGCACCCATGAAGGTAAACTTCAGGTCGAACTGGCGCAGCTTGAGCATATGTCGACCCGCCTGGTGCGCGGCTGGACCCACCTGGAGCGACAGAAGGGTGGTATTGGTTTGCGTGGTCCGGGTGAAACCCAGCTGGAAACTGACCGTCGACTGCTGCGGGCGCGGATCAAAAGTATTCTCAAGCGACTGGAGAAGGTGCGTAAACAGCGTGAACAGGGTCGTCGTGCCCGCAGTCGTTCAGAGGTGCCGACTATCTCATTGGTCGGTTATACCAACGCCGGTAAATCAACGTTGTTTAACCGCATCACAGATGCCGAGGTGTATGCTGCAGATCAGTTGTTTGCAACACTGGATCCGACCCTGCGGCGGATCGATCTGGCTGACGTGGGCCCTGCGATTCTGGCGGATACGGTGGGCTTTATACGCCATCTTCCTCACAAGCTTGTCG belongs to Amphritea atlantica and includes:
- the hfq gene encoding RNA chaperone Hfq, with protein sequence MSKGQSLQDPYLNVLRKERVPVSIFLVNGIKLQGQIESFDQFVILLKNTVSQMVYKHAISTVVPARPVKLPQGDESTD
- the hflX gene encoding GTPase HflX; this translates as MFFERPESGECAILVHIDMADEVDRESPKELEELALSAGADPVAFLTGSRSLPNPKTFIGSGKVEELKDLVRLHEAELVIFNHSLSPGQERNIELEIECRVLDRTGLILDIFAQRARTHEGKLQVELAQLEHMSTRLVRGWTHLERQKGGIGLRGPGETQLETDRRLLRARIKSILKRLEKVRKQREQGRRARSRSEVPTISLVGYTNAGKSTLFNRITDAEVYAADQLFATLDPTLRRIDLADVGPAILADTVGFIRHLPHKLVEAFRATLQETTEADLLLHVIDAYDEDRQSHMDEVHSVLKEIGADEVLTLEVYNKIDMLERADARIDRNDEGKPVRVWLSAVSGEGIDLLFQAITELLVGDIFHEQLSLRPEEGGLRAQLYAQGAVLNEVVDDQGVIDLEVRIQKKDLLQLLSRMNIAPERYLGVNVNKPEWLHS